Proteins from a genomic interval of Vreelandella profundi:
- a CDS encoding LysR substrate-binding domain-containing protein: MGVLDENWFLNVRLKLRHFQLFLALDEQGNLHRAAAQLNMSQPAASKLLSDLETNLGIRLFDRHARGLTPNWYGEIMIRHAHTMLSALRHTGEELNALRDGNAGTVAVGTVMAPAVTLLTSAIERVHRERPGLKIRVDVDVSKTLVPRLLEGELDFAITRIPAGFDIERFVFEEIGEEELCFVCRQGHPLADKTSLSLTDMATYPWTLQPTGALMRQRVDSLFLHHQVAPPSQIVDTADVLLSLALVDKSDTITVTTRETANLLCAPQRFHLLPFSEALSVQPYGLVSLRNQRLSPGAAALMSTLRDIIALGSSTAAPHHGRDNGRAL; the protein is encoded by the coding sequence ATGGGCGTACTCGATGAAAACTGGTTTCTTAACGTGAGACTAAAGTTGCGTCACTTTCAGTTATTTTTGGCGCTTGATGAGCAGGGTAATCTGCATAGGGCGGCGGCTCAGCTCAACATGAGCCAACCCGCCGCCTCAAAGTTACTCAGCGATCTAGAAACAAATCTGGGGATTCGTTTATTTGATCGGCACGCCCGCGGGTTAACGCCTAACTGGTACGGCGAGATTATGATTCGCCACGCCCATACCATGCTTTCGGCATTACGCCACACCGGCGAAGAGCTAAATGCATTACGTGACGGCAATGCTGGAACGGTTGCCGTCGGTACTGTGATGGCGCCAGCGGTCACTCTGCTGACCAGCGCTATCGAGCGCGTGCATCGAGAGCGGCCAGGGTTAAAAATCCGCGTAGATGTTGATGTTAGTAAGACACTCGTGCCGCGCCTGCTGGAGGGCGAGCTAGATTTCGCGATTACACGGATCCCGGCAGGCTTTGATATAGAGCGCTTCGTCTTTGAAGAAATTGGCGAAGAAGAACTCTGCTTTGTATGTCGCCAAGGCCACCCACTAGCCGACAAAACGTCGCTGAGTTTGACCGACATGGCGACCTACCCATGGACGCTACAGCCGACTGGCGCCCTCATGCGCCAGCGTGTAGACAGCCTCTTTTTGCATCATCAGGTAGCGCCCCCCAGTCAGATAGTAGACACCGCCGATGTGCTGCTTTCGCTCGCGCTGGTCGATAAGTCAGACACGATCACCGTCACCACGCGGGAAACGGCCAATCTGCTATGCGCACCGCAGCGTTTCCATCTATTACCGTTTAGCGAAGCGCTCAGCGTTCAGCCATACGGGCTGGTTAGCCTACGCAATCAGCGCCTCTCACCCGGTGCCGCCGCGTTAATGAGCACACTGCGTGACATTATCGCGTTAGGATCCTCTACTGCGGCACCACATCATGGCCGTGATAATGGCCGTGCGTTATGA
- a CDS encoding tripartite tricarboxylate transporter permease — MDALINGFALVLTLDTMLVIIAASLFGIFVGAVPGLTATMAVALLVPVTFYMDTTPAIAAIVSTSAMAIFAGDIPGTYLNIPGTPASAAYVTESYSLAKKGRAREVLGINLVCSVFGGIFGTVILIVVAQSLAEVALQFSAFEYFWLAVLGLSCSIFISIGSKTKAFLSLLFGILLSTVGLDMMSGAPRFTFGVPDLMAGVNFIPVMIGMFALNELMNYYSSKSEKKTINIVATDSVFHNVPKHTKRYWRNMLRGSSIGTLIGALPGAGADIAAWIAYAVGKSRSKDKAKYGTGHIEGIVDASSANNSGLSGAWVPALVFGIPGDSITAIVIGVLYMKGMNPGPTIFMDGSGLIYALFIVFIIANLMMLPIGYMAIRLSKFFILTPSRVLMPVILCFCIVGAFAINNSIVDVWIMLVIGLVAYVLAVNGFPMAPAILGLVLGSTVENNFMSAMLRTGGDLTSFFARPISAGLGIAVIVLWCSPLLVKAYRYQQSRSARASS; from the coding sequence ATGGATGCTTTGATTAATGGCTTTGCGTTAGTTTTAACGCTGGACACTATGTTGGTCATTATAGCGGCTTCGCTATTTGGCATCTTTGTCGGCGCCGTGCCTGGCCTTACGGCCACCATGGCCGTGGCGCTGCTAGTGCCTGTGACCTTCTATATGGATACGACGCCGGCTATCGCCGCTATTGTATCGACATCCGCGATGGCTATTTTTGCGGGGGATATTCCGGGCACTTATTTGAATATCCCGGGAACGCCGGCATCGGCGGCTTACGTGACGGAATCGTATTCGCTGGCGAAAAAAGGCAGGGCACGAGAAGTATTAGGTATCAACTTAGTTTGCTCAGTATTCGGCGGTATTTTTGGCACCGTGATCTTAATTGTAGTGGCGCAGTCACTCGCGGAAGTCGCATTACAATTCAGTGCATTTGAATACTTTTGGCTCGCCGTGCTGGGCTTAAGCTGCTCGATATTTATTTCTATCGGCTCTAAAACGAAAGCCTTTCTCTCATTACTCTTTGGTATTCTACTCTCGACCGTCGGTCTCGATATGATGAGTGGCGCCCCACGCTTTACCTTTGGGGTGCCTGATCTAATGGCGGGGGTCAACTTTATACCGGTAATGATCGGTATGTTTGCCCTGAATGAGCTGATGAACTACTACAGCTCAAAGTCTGAGAAAAAGACCATCAACATCGTTGCTACGGACAGCGTGTTTCACAACGTGCCGAAACATACGAAGCGCTATTGGCGGAATATGCTACGCGGCAGCTCAATCGGTACATTGATTGGCGCGTTGCCCGGCGCGGGTGCCGATATTGCTGCCTGGATTGCCTATGCCGTGGGCAAAAGCCGGTCGAAAGACAAAGCGAAATATGGCACCGGTCATATCGAGGGAATTGTTGATGCAAGCTCTGCGAATAACTCCGGCCTGAGCGGGGCGTGGGTGCCTGCACTGGTGTTCGGTATTCCGGGCGATTCCATTACCGCTATCGTGATTGGCGTGCTTTATATGAAAGGGATGAACCCTGGTCCCACCATTTTTATGGATGGCTCAGGACTGATCTATGCCTTATTTATCGTGTTTATTATCGCTAACTTAATGATGCTTCCCATTGGCTATATGGCGATCAGACTATCGAAATTCTTTATTCTGACCCCCAGTCGCGTCTTAATGCCGGTTATCTTATGTTTTTGTATCGTGGGCGCTTTTGCGATCAATAACAGCATCGTCGATGTTTGGATAATGCTGGTGATTGGGCTGGTGGCTTATGTGCTTGCCGTCAATGGCTTCCCAATGGCGCCAGCCATTCTGGGGCTAGTGCTAGGCTCAACGGTCGAAAATAACTTTATGAGCGCAATGCTGCGCACCGGTGGCGACTTAACGAGCTTTTTCGCGCGTCCCATCAGTGCGGGGCTGGGTATTGCCGTGATTGTGTTGTGGTGTTCGCCTCTTCTGGTTAAGGCGTATCGCTACCAACAATCTAGATCAGCGAGAGCCTCTTCATAA
- a CDS encoding tripartite tricarboxylate transporter TctB family protein codes for MRDVVIGIGFVIAGVVTIYTAQQFPTLPSLQFGPSLFPSIVGGGFCIGGAVLMLSGMWQRHRGADQMMQSDLQAAERETTEFETTEFEAIEFETTTFETSTLSASELEGAEPPSGKISWAMILPPLMIVFYVVASPYIGALFAMIIIMFSLMMLRKTVLYVAVAASVGVSLAIYFIFSHYLLVPLPQGVLLGGNLPWML; via the coding sequence ATGCGGGATGTCGTCATCGGAATAGGGTTTGTTATTGCTGGGGTGGTGACTATTTACACCGCCCAGCAGTTTCCCACCTTACCTAGTCTCCAGTTCGGGCCCTCGCTTTTCCCCTCCATTGTTGGAGGGGGATTTTGCATCGGCGGCGCTGTTCTCATGTTGAGTGGAATGTGGCAAAGGCACAGGGGGGCTGATCAAATGATGCAAAGTGATTTACAGGCCGCTGAACGAGAAACCACTGAATTTGAAACTACTGAATTTGAAGCCATAGAGTTTGAAACCACGACGTTTGAAACATCAACACTAAGCGCCTCTGAGTTAGAGGGCGCTGAGCCTCCATCAGGCAAAATAAGCTGGGCAATGATATTGCCGCCGCTGATGATTGTTTTTTACGTCGTGGCAAGTCCTTACATTGGCGCGCTGTTTGCCATGATAATCATTATGTTTTCACTCATGATGCTAAGAAAAACGGTTTTATATGTCGCCGTGGCTGCCTCAGTTGGTGTCTCACTGGCTATTTATTTTATTTTTTCACACTATCTTTTAGTGCCGTTACCTCAAGGCGTTTTATTAGGGGGTAACTTGCCATGGATGCTTTGA
- a CDS encoding Bug family tripartite tricarboxylate transporter substrate binding protein, with translation MTTINNSLKSMLVSGVAAAVMVASGAALADYPDRPITLIVPWAAGGGTDATARTIARALEDEVGQKVNVVNRTGGSGVVGHTAMINAEPDGYTIGLATGEVNMMHWLGLTDLTYEDFTPIAQVNYDFPGIQVAADSPYESLEDLIEAIRTEPKGTFTASGTGQGGVWHLAFAGFLMDQGVPADQVIWIPSEGAAPAMIELVSGGIDIVPSSVPEARSMMEAERVKSFAVMSPERIDSFPDIPTIQEELGSSYQVGEWRGIAGPKGMDPEVVATLEAALESAYNSDTYQDFMHQQGFGTQWRNAEDFGQLMEDMDSVFGEIVEQVGLVN, from the coding sequence ATGACAACTATAAATAACTCTCTTAAATCTATGCTTGTTTCAGGTGTTGCCGCAGCGGTGATGGTGGCCTCAGGCGCAGCTCTGGCCGATTACCCTGACCGTCCTATCACGCTGATTGTACCTTGGGCGGCTGGCGGCGGTACCGATGCGACGGCGCGCACCATTGCCCGCGCCCTTGAAGATGAAGTGGGCCAAAAGGTTAACGTGGTTAACCGTACCGGTGGCAGTGGCGTGGTGGGCCATACTGCGATGATTAACGCTGAGCCAGATGGCTACACCATCGGTTTGGCTACTGGCGAAGTCAATATGATGCATTGGCTGGGGTTGACTGACCTCACCTATGAAGATTTTACGCCGATTGCTCAGGTTAACTATGACTTCCCGGGTATACAGGTAGCCGCTGATTCTCCTTATGAAAGTCTTGAAGATCTGATAGAAGCTATTCGCACCGAGCCGAAAGGCACCTTTACCGCGTCTGGTACGGGTCAGGGCGGCGTCTGGCATCTGGCTTTTGCGGGTTTCTTGATGGACCAAGGTGTCCCAGCTGACCAAGTGATCTGGATACCGAGTGAAGGTGCCGCACCTGCGATGATCGAGCTAGTCTCCGGCGGCATTGATATCGTGCCCAGCTCAGTGCCAGAAGCGCGTTCAATGATGGAAGCCGAGCGCGTAAAAAGTTTCGCCGTTATGTCCCCTGAGCGTATTGATAGCTTCCCCGATATTCCTACCATCCAAGAGGAGCTTGGCAGTAGCTATCAAGTAGGTGAGTGGCGCGGTATTGCAGGCCCCAAAGGGATGGATCCAGAGGTAGTTGCCACGCTTGAGGCCGCTTTGGAATCCGCCTACAACAGCGATACTTATCAAGACTTTATGCATCAGCAGGGCTTCGGTACGCAGTGGCGTAATGCTGAAGACTTTGGTCAGCTGATGGAAGACATGGATAGCGTTTTCGGCGAGATCGTTGAGCAAGTTGGCCTGGTTAACTAA
- a CDS encoding iron-containing alcohol dehydrogenase has translation MPYIINYLTKIQFGEHAIAELANELQLLKVKRPLFVTDKGLSATPVLAQVVEAAQLAEDACIFDGTPSNPTEMAVESALAFLKEKDCDGIVAVGGGSSIDLAKAVALLFNHPAPLRQYAAIEGGVAKINADVLPLIAVPTTAGTGSEVGRASLITMKDNRKLGFLSPYLIPAVAICDPRLTLGLPPFLTAATGMDAIAHCVETFLSPKVNPPAEAIALDGLARASQYLVEAVENGGNLTARNEMMMAALEGAMAFQKGLGAVHSLSHALGGLHELKLHHGTLNAVLMPTVLKFNQPGCEEKFARLKDAMGLNPDDDLVKAFEKLNVTLGMPASLSDMGVTEEHLDQLAQWALEDHSTATNPRAPSKEDFYNMLKDAF, from the coding sequence ATGCCTTATATCATCAACTATCTGACTAAAATTCAATTTGGTGAGCATGCCATTGCAGAGCTTGCCAACGAACTACAGCTGTTAAAGGTTAAAAGGCCGCTGTTTGTGACGGATAAAGGCCTCAGCGCTACTCCAGTTCTTGCGCAAGTCGTTGAGGCCGCTCAGCTTGCCGAAGACGCCTGTATTTTCGATGGGACTCCTTCAAACCCAACGGAAATGGCCGTAGAAAGCGCATTGGCGTTTCTAAAAGAAAAAGACTGCGATGGCATTGTGGCCGTCGGTGGCGGTTCCAGTATCGATTTGGCTAAAGCGGTCGCGTTACTTTTTAATCATCCCGCGCCACTGCGCCAATACGCTGCGATTGAAGGCGGCGTTGCAAAAATTAATGCCGACGTGCTGCCCTTAATCGCGGTACCGACAACGGCCGGAACCGGCAGTGAGGTAGGCAGAGCCTCCTTAATTACGATGAAAGATAACCGTAAGCTCGGCTTTCTTTCCCCGTATCTGATTCCTGCGGTGGCTATCTGCGATCCTCGACTCACGCTCGGTTTGCCGCCGTTCTTGACCGCTGCTACGGGTATGGACGCCATCGCTCACTGCGTGGAAACCTTTTTAAGTCCCAAGGTAAATCCTCCCGCTGAAGCGATTGCTTTGGATGGGCTGGCGCGAGCCAGCCAATATCTGGTGGAAGCCGTTGAAAACGGTGGAAACTTAACCGCTCGAAACGAAATGATGATGGCAGCTCTGGAAGGGGCGATGGCCTTTCAGAAGGGGCTTGGCGCGGTGCACTCCTTGTCTCATGCGTTAGGAGGCCTGCATGAGTTGAAGCTTCACCATGGCACGCTCAATGCCGTGTTGATGCCCACTGTTCTTAAGTTTAATCAGCCCGGCTGTGAGGAGAAGTTTGCTCGCCTCAAAGACGCTATGGGCCTCAACCCTGATGACGATTTAGTAAAAGCGTTTGAAAAGCTCAATGTGACATTGGGAATGCCCGCTAGTTTAAGCGACATGGGAGTCACGGAAGAGCACCTGGATCAACTGGCTCAGTGGGCATTAGAAGATCACTCCACGGCGACCAATCCCCGAGCGCCCTCAAAAGAAGATTTTTACAACATGCTTAAAGACGCTTTCTAA
- a CDS encoding UxaA family hydrolase → MELINSPSVIIHLNPRDNVGVASTAVPVGIPIDKNGTLATENIDAGHKVALTNIKKGEAVYKYGQLIGLASQDVQPGEHVHTHNLAMIELDSSLQDFKPHSKTETTPSSRTFQGFQRADGSVGTRNYIGILSTVNCSATVAKAAADILNQSDDLSQMGFDGVVAITHGSGCAMNTDSEGFTFLERVIAGYAQHANFAFVLIIGLGCETNQVKTLVKRKGLEDASRLAYFNIQDAGGTRTSIKTACDHIMQMAAQHGKIQRTPASLEHLVVALQCGGSDGYSGITANPALGHAADLIVQQGGSVILAETPEIYGAENLLIDRSIDESVAQKLLDRITWWKHYTEINGAELNNNPSPGNKAGGLSTILEKSLGAVAKGGSSSLNDVLQYAEKITARGFNFMDSPGYDPISVTGQIASGSTVVCFTTGRGSVSGFKPAPCLKLATNTPMYEKMHEDMDINCGVIVDGTGSVESVGEEIFERIIAIASGDMSASESLGYGNNEFVPWLIGAVT, encoded by the coding sequence ATGGAACTCATTAATTCCCCGTCCGTTATTATTCATCTCAATCCAAGAGATAACGTAGGCGTTGCCTCAACAGCGGTACCGGTAGGTATTCCCATTGATAAAAATGGCACCCTAGCCACAGAGAATATTGATGCGGGTCATAAGGTTGCGTTAACTAACATCAAAAAAGGCGAGGCCGTTTATAAGTACGGCCAGTTGATAGGGCTAGCATCGCAGGATGTTCAGCCCGGCGAGCATGTGCATACGCACAATCTTGCTATGATTGAGTTAGATTCTTCATTACAAGATTTCAAGCCCCACTCGAAAACCGAAACAACGCCTTCTTCGCGCACGTTTCAAGGCTTTCAGCGTGCTGATGGAAGCGTAGGGACACGAAACTACATTGGTATTCTTTCCACCGTTAACTGTTCTGCCACGGTGGCCAAAGCCGCCGCCGACATCCTTAATCAGTCGGATGATCTAAGCCAAATGGGTTTCGACGGCGTCGTCGCGATTACTCATGGCTCGGGTTGCGCCATGAACACTGACTCGGAAGGTTTTACCTTTCTTGAGCGCGTTATTGCCGGTTACGCACAGCACGCTAACTTCGCCTTCGTACTTATTATTGGACTGGGCTGCGAGACGAATCAGGTTAAAACGCTCGTTAAAAGAAAAGGCTTAGAAGATGCTTCAAGGCTTGCCTACTTTAATATCCAAGATGCGGGCGGCACGCGCACAAGTATCAAAACGGCCTGCGATCACATCATGCAGATGGCGGCTCAGCACGGCAAAATACAGCGCACGCCCGCTTCCTTAGAACACCTGGTGGTGGCATTACAATGTGGGGGCTCGGATGGGTATTCTGGCATTACCGCTAACCCAGCGCTTGGCCATGCCGCGGATCTTATCGTGCAACAAGGCGGTAGCGTCATTCTGGCTGAAACTCCTGAGATTTATGGCGCGGAAAACCTGCTGATTGACCGTTCTATCGACGAAAGCGTCGCGCAAAAACTATTGGATCGGATTACTTGGTGGAAGCATTACACTGAGATTAACGGTGCCGAGTTAAACAATAATCCTTCACCTGGCAATAAAGCGGGTGGGCTTTCAACGATTCTAGAAAAATCACTGGGCGCCGTCGCAAAAGGCGGAAGCTCAAGCCTCAACGATGTGCTGCAATATGCAGAGAAAATCACTGCGCGCGGCTTTAACTTTATGGATAGCCCAGGCTACGACCCTATTTCCGTGACCGGCCAAATTGCGTCCGGGTCAACGGTGGTGTGCTTTACCACCGGGCGGGGGTCGGTGTCAGGTTTCAAACCAGCGCCCTGCCTTAAGCTCGCCACCAATACGCCCATGTATGAGAAAATGCATGAAGATATGGATATCAACTGCGGTGTAATCGTCGATGGTACTGGCAGTGTAGAAAGCGTTGGGGAAGAAATTTTTGAACGCATTATCGCGATTGCTTCAGGTGATATGAGCGCAAGCGAATCATTGGGTTACGGTAATAATGAGTTCGTTCCTTGGCTGATAGGTGCCGTCACCTAA
- a CDS encoding GntR family transcriptional regulator produces the protein MTQTLRDQLYKALKQSIVGNRLESGLVLLEGNIAALFSISRSPVRQTLSRLHEEQYICRFEGRGYLVGASPSEIVRRPLSERDFKQLGYAPKVDRTVSWQTHIDGVEHDIVLCSIKGAFELNELQLSKSLNVSRTVTHQILHHLRSIGLVEKIQYNSWSVVPLDDVRLHNLYEARRQLEPYMIVRAARHMPESTLSGYIAKLKDAASSYPNIKGELLDALENDLHHSAVSLGANQEVMDMLRRTHPILLISKHLLGRVLKLPDQDPFFDEHLCIFEKIRQQQPEQAGKALVTHLERSESKVLDRLIHFRESGDIDIPPYLRQ, from the coding sequence ATGACACAAACGCTGCGCGACCAACTTTATAAGGCTCTTAAGCAGAGCATTGTTGGCAATCGCCTTGAATCAGGCCTGGTGCTGCTTGAGGGCAACATAGCGGCGCTCTTTAGCATTAGCCGCTCCCCCGTTCGTCAAACCTTAAGCCGGCTACACGAAGAGCAGTACATTTGCCGCTTCGAAGGGCGCGGCTATCTTGTAGGGGCATCGCCTAGCGAGATCGTCCGGCGCCCTCTTAGCGAGCGGGATTTCAAACAGCTGGGCTATGCCCCTAAAGTAGATCGTACCGTTTCCTGGCAGACACATATCGACGGCGTAGAACATGACATCGTTCTATGTTCGATTAAGGGCGCGTTTGAGCTCAACGAGCTGCAGCTTTCAAAATCACTTAACGTCAGCCGCACGGTCACTCATCAGATTCTGCACCATTTGCGCTCGATCGGGCTGGTCGAAAAGATTCAATACAATAGCTGGAGCGTTGTCCCCTTAGATGATGTAAGGCTACACAACCTTTACGAGGCACGCCGCCAATTAGAGCCTTATATGATTGTCCGCGCGGCGCGCCATATGCCGGAAAGCACGCTCAGCGGCTATATTGCCAAGCTTAAAGATGCCGCTAGTAGCTACCCTAATATTAAAGGTGAGCTACTCGATGCGTTAGAAAACGATCTCCACCATAGCGCCGTTAGTTTAGGCGCTAATCAGGAGGTCATGGATATGCTTAGGCGCACCCACCCTATTTTACTTATCAGCAAACACCTGCTTGGGCGCGTGCTTAAACTGCCCGACCAAGATCCTTTTTTCGATGAGCATTTGTGTATCTTCGAAAAGATACGCCAACAGCAGCCAGAGCAGGCGGGTAAAGCACTGGTAACGCATTTAGAGCGCTCGGAATCTAAAGTGCTTGATCGTCTTATTCACTTTAGAGAATCGGGAGATATCGATATACCGCCTTATCTACGGCAATAA
- a CDS encoding NAD(P)-dependent oxidoreductase, which translates to MTMSRTIGFIGTGIMGAPMAARLAKAGHRVRVWNRTKNKAENLASAGASIVETPIDAVGGSDVVIVMLSSGPVCDDILLGPNGLLQAMQPGATLIVMSSIPVDTARRQAAEAATRQVHYLDAPVSGGEQGAIDGSLAIMAGGDAAAFQAVEHILLSLGRPVHVGPAGSGELVKLANQMIVANTIATVAEAILLAERGGADPAQMLVALEGGFADSTILKIHGKRMVKENFVPGGPSKWQLKDTQTAMALAEEMRLKLPVSSLVNGLYEELVAQGDGELDHSALIRQLRRHNE; encoded by the coding sequence ATGACAATGTCACGGACTATTGGCTTTATTGGCACAGGCATTATGGGCGCGCCTATGGCGGCACGCTTGGCTAAAGCGGGGCACCGCGTGCGTGTCTGGAACCGCACGAAAAACAAAGCCGAGAATCTAGCATCAGCGGGCGCCAGCATCGTCGAAACGCCTATAGATGCCGTGGGCGGCAGCGATGTGGTGATCGTCATGCTCAGCTCCGGGCCTGTTTGCGATGACATTTTGTTAGGACCCAATGGCCTGCTTCAAGCCATGCAGCCGGGCGCGACCTTAATCGTCATGAGCTCCATTCCCGTCGACACTGCGCGTCGCCAAGCGGCAGAAGCCGCCACGCGTCAAGTCCACTATTTAGACGCACCGGTGTCCGGGGGCGAACAAGGTGCCATCGACGGCAGCCTGGCTATTATGGCGGGTGGTGACGCAGCCGCCTTTCAGGCTGTCGAACATATCCTCTTATCGCTCGGCCGGCCGGTACACGTAGGCCCCGCTGGCAGCGGTGAGCTGGTGAAGCTCGCTAATCAGATGATTGTGGCCAATACCATCGCCACGGTGGCAGAAGCCATCTTACTCGCCGAGCGCGGCGGGGCTGACCCGGCGCAGATGCTGGTGGCACTGGAAGGCGGCTTTGCCGACTCAACGATTCTCAAGATCCACGGCAAGCGCATGGTAAAAGAAAATTTCGTCCCTGGGGGGCCGTCTAAGTGGCAGCTGAAAGATACCCAAACTGCGATGGCATTAGCCGAAGAAATGCGACTTAAGCTGCCGGTCTCGTCATTGGTCAATGGGCTTTATGAAGAGCTCGTCGCTCAAGGCGATGGCGAGTTGGACCATAGCGCCTTGATACGCCAACTCAGACGACACAATGAGTAA
- a CDS encoding Ldh family oxidoreductase, protein MSKQYDVQAIIQFSTQLLAAAGLDDDKAQAVADILVEGDLMGHTTHGLQLLSPYLGEIQSGRMPVTGDYEVISQRAAVETWDGRYLPGPWLIIKALETAENMARSCGTGTVVIRRSNHIACLAAYLKRATDRDLVVVIESSDPATKSVAPYGGLAATHTPNPIAVGYPTDSGPVLLDVSTSITTNGMVDRLHKQNSQLPHPWLKDHQGNATDQPSVLFDEPKGSIMPIGGLDHGHKGYALGLMVEALTSGLAGFGRVQAPTQWGASVMVQVMDPAAFGGLAAFKRETGALADACRSNPVAEGSPPVRIPGERGLALHKRYSQEGVPLPEGVFEALSEWSERLGVAFPDAQ, encoded by the coding sequence ATGAGTAAACAGTACGACGTGCAGGCAATCATACAATTCAGCACCCAGCTACTGGCAGCCGCCGGCCTTGATGATGACAAAGCTCAGGCGGTAGCCGACATACTCGTGGAAGGCGACCTGATGGGCCATACCACCCATGGTCTCCAGCTGCTTTCCCCTTACCTAGGCGAGATTCAGTCAGGCCGGATGCCGGTCACCGGCGATTACGAGGTGATTTCCCAGCGTGCCGCCGTGGAGACCTGGGACGGCCGCTACTTGCCTGGCCCCTGGCTGATCATCAAGGCCCTGGAAACTGCCGAAAACATGGCTCGCTCATGCGGCACGGGAACGGTTGTGATTCGACGCTCAAACCATATCGCTTGTTTGGCGGCGTATCTCAAGCGCGCTACCGATCGAGATCTGGTGGTCGTCATCGAATCCTCCGACCCGGCGACAAAATCCGTGGCCCCATATGGCGGTTTAGCCGCCACCCATACGCCTAACCCCATCGCTGTGGGCTATCCCACCGATTCAGGCCCCGTTCTGCTGGATGTCAGCACGTCTATTACCACCAACGGCATGGTGGATCGTCTTCACAAACAGAACAGTCAGTTGCCTCATCCGTGGCTAAAAGACCACCAGGGTAACGCGACGGATCAACCCAGCGTGCTGTTTGATGAACCCAAAGGCAGCATCATGCCTATCGGTGGGCTTGACCACGGCCACAAAGGATATGCCCTAGGCCTCATGGTAGAAGCATTGACGTCTGGTTTAGCCGGGTTCGGCCGCGTGCAGGCCCCTACGCAATGGGGCGCTTCTGTCATGGTGCAAGTGATGGACCCAGCAGCCTTTGGTGGATTAGCAGCCTTCAAGCGCGAAACGGGAGCGCTGGCCGATGCGTGTCGCAGCAACCCCGTGGCAGAGGGCAGCCCTCCGGTACGCATTCCCGGAGAGCGCGGGCTCGCCCTGCATAAACGTTACTCACAAGAGGGCGTGCCGCTACCAGAGGGTGTATTCGAAGCGCTGTCCGAATGGTCGGAGCGTCTTGGCGTTGCGTTTCCTGACGCACAGTAA
- a CDS encoding NAD(P)-dependent oxidoreductase gives MKQERIGFIGLGLMGKEMAGNIVRNGYPLSVMANRNRVPLEALFADGAVEASSAKEIAGNSDIVFICVKTSEQVNEIVTGPDGLLAGSHEGLIIVDCSTAHPESTERLAEKVAQQGVMLVDAPLARTPREAREGRLNVMLGGDDATVARLTPVIKSFAENIFHVGKVGSAHKLKLINNFLSLGAAALVSEAATMAAAMDVPQQKILEICSQGGANSAMLAPVMEWVLQRECTKLQFSLGNADKDMRYLAETLTSYQLTSSMLPPLCEFLSQAKSDVGEESFVPQAYDSCLKRNGIAASS, from the coding sequence ATGAAACAGGAACGCATTGGTTTTATTGGGCTCGGCTTAATGGGCAAGGAAATGGCCGGAAACATCGTACGTAACGGCTACCCGCTGAGCGTTATGGCTAACCGCAACCGCGTCCCCTTAGAGGCACTATTTGCAGATGGCGCAGTGGAAGCCAGCAGCGCTAAAGAGATAGCCGGAAACAGCGACATTGTGTTTATCTGCGTCAAAACATCCGAACAGGTGAACGAGATCGTGACCGGCCCCGATGGGCTACTCGCGGGTAGTCATGAAGGCTTAATTATTGTCGACTGCTCTACCGCGCACCCTGAGTCGACTGAACGCCTTGCTGAAAAAGTCGCACAGCAGGGAGTCATGTTGGTGGATGCGCCGCTCGCGCGAACGCCTCGCGAGGCGCGTGAGGGGCGCCTCAATGTCATGCTAGGGGGCGACGATGCCACGGTGGCGCGTCTCACTCCGGTGATTAAAAGCTTTGCCGAAAATATCTTCCACGTTGGCAAGGTGGGCTCTGCGCACAAGCTAAAGCTAATCAATAATTTCCTATCGCTAGGTGCAGCGGCCCTGGTTAGCGAAGCTGCCACCATGGCCGCCGCCATGGATGTTCCACAGCAAAAAATATTGGAAATTTGCTCCCAAGGTGGTGCTAACAGCGCCATGCTGGCGCCCGTAATGGAATGGGTACTGCAAAGAGAGTGTACCAAACTGCAATTCAGCCTCGGTAACGCTGATAAAGACATGCGTTATCTCGCTGAAACATTAACGTCTTATCAGCTAACGTCGAGTATGCTGCCGCCGCTTTGCGAGTTTCTTTCACAGGCGAAAAGCGACGTGGGGGAAGAAAGCTTCGTTCCCCAGGCTTACGACAGCTGCCTAAAGCGCAATGGCATCGCTGCAAGCAGCTGA